AACCCTTTCATGTGATATGTGATTCCCGCTGCAGCCTTGTCCAGAATGGGCCTTTTTCCCCCACGTCGACAACATTGGCGAAGGCATCGTGGGGCAGCAACAGTGTGAGTTGGCCAACTGGGGCGTCGCGTCGCAATCTTGTCACGATGCTGGCGTGGTAGGCTTGTGATATACTGAGGATTTGAGCCTTGGTACACTGGCCGGACAAGATTCATCTCTGTTGGTGCATTCCCTGGTGCGGAATCATTGGGGGCAACAACAATCGACGACAAGAGGCGAACGAGCAGCAATGCCATAATTTGGATAATGGCTTGCAGATCTCAGCCAGTGTGCATTGCACCCTGACACAGATCAGAGCTACTTAATCCGGCAAGCCGGGTAATCTCAGGATGACGGCTTTGGGCGGATAAGATTTACAGAGTATGGCGGGGATGGAGGATGCATGCACATATTAAAGGTGGCTGCGTTGCCCTCGATCGGATTCCTTTCTCGCCACCTTGACTACATCAATGCATCCACGACTCCGACTCTGCCGGGATTCTTTTTCGACGGAAGAATAGTGGCCATTAGAAATTATTCATTTAGCTCATTCCTATAGACAAGAAATCTAGCATTTACAAACAAACACCGGCATTACTCCGAAACACAACCCTCCCGGTGGCGCTCACGCAGCGGGGGTCGGGGTGGGCAGGCAGCTGCAGGCCGAGCTGACGCGGGAGATGACGTTCTCGCCGCAGGCCTTGGAGGCGAACTCGGGCACGACGGTGACGTCGTAGACGGTGGTCTTGGTGAACTCTCCGCAGAACTCCTGGCTCTCCTCCAGGCGGCCGGCGATCGAGGTCGAGCGCATGGCGCGCAGGCAGTTGTCGGCGTTGCAGGTGGGCTTGTTGTTGCAGCGCTCCTTCTTGCTCAGCTTGACGACGAAGGCGCCGCGCTCGATGGTGTTGATGAAGATGTAGCCCGACTTGAAGTAGGCGTAGCTGGCCCAGGTGCCGCTGAACTGCAGGACGCCACCGCCGGGCGCCGAGTCGTCCTCGGGGTAGATGTCGAAGAAGGCGGTCTCGCAGACGCCggctccggtggggtcagagGGGATGGAAGAGACGTCGTAGACGCGGAAGCCGTTGATGTAGTTGGACTGGTACGAGTAGCCGTCGACGACGTACTGGTTGTGGTCGATACCGCGCTGGAACAAGGCGAATGACGTTAGAATAAATAAGGAATACAGTACTTGGGGCGCCAAACACCAAACACCAAACACCAAACGCCAAAAAAGGGTATCAAAAGAGTCAACTTACGACGGTGGCCTTGTAGATACCAGTCTGCTTGGGGTTCTCGAGATCCTTAATGTCCCAAATGTAGGTGGCAGCAAAGCCGTCCTGGCCGGGACCGGGAATGGCATCGTACTCGTCATACTCGTCGTCCAAGAGGAGGTACTCCTGGTTGTTCTTGTCGAGAACCCAGCCCTGGTGGGTGTAGCTGGAGCCCTCGTATCCCGTGCGGGAGATGATGTTGGTCTTGGTCTTGTCGGTGACGTCGTAGATTGTGAGGGTGTCCTCGTTGTAACCGTAGCAAATGTCCCTGCCCTCGTAGCGCTTGTCGGGGCCACGGTAGACGAGGCACTGGGCGTCGTGCACGTAGCCATCGTCGGCGTGGCATCCAAGCTTCTTGGGGTTGGAGGGGTCCTTGAGGTCGAAGAAGATCAATCCACTCTTGCAAGCGTCGGTGCGGGGGCGGGCACCGACGGCGACACCGTACTCCATCTCCTCGTTGGCCACGACGTTGTGGGTGGCACCTATGGGAAGCTCGGTGAAGTGGCCGGTGACCTCGGACTGGGCAAACTCGCGGGGGGCTTGCTCGTCGGTGATGTCAAGCAGCTTCTTCATGTCAAAGATCTGGACACCGTGCCCATTCTGCTCGGATCCGATCAGCATGTAGTGCTTGTAGCCCCTGATCTCCCTCCACAGCGAGTTCTCCGACAGGGTGCCGAAGCTGGGCAGGAAGCCGACGTGTCGCATCTTGCCGGTAGGGAGGATCTCGATGAACGAGGCACCCTGGAACAGGCCGGCAGCGATGAACTCCCTTCCGGACTCCTCGTCGGTCCAACCCCAAGCGGAGCTGCCAACCTCACCGGCAGAGTTTCCGATGGGCGAGCCGATGGCCGAGTGGGGCAAGAAGTCGTAAAGGTCTGCGTTCTTGCACTTGAAAGTGTGGAGAGGGTCGCCTGGGATCGCCTCGGCCTTGCCGTTGATGCACTTGGTGTAGTTCAGACGCGGCCACACCGACGAGTCCATGAGACCGGCAGCCTTTTCGGCAGCCCAGTGCTCCATCTTGAGGCCCATGAGGCGCTCGTGCATGATACCGCTGTCATAGAGCTCTGTTTGTGGCGCAAGCAAGGTAGGCTAAGTCAGAAAGGAACCCCCAAAGAACAGTGGCCTGCtcaaggtaggcaggtaggcaggtgGCAGGCAACAAAGACATGCATGCAATAACacattaaaaataaaaaaagacttaCCAGCGCCCCTCTGCAGATCGGGCTTGATCTCCTTGGCAACAGCAGCCGCGAGGAAAGAGGCAAGAGCCCCAATGCGTTGGATCTTCATCTTGACTAGGGGTGGATGGGAAAAAAGGTCCAAACTGGGACAGGAGGATCAGACAGAGTGCGAATTGCGACTGCGGCTGGGGGCTTGAGACGATTCCTCAGTGCGAGCTCCAATCTAATGGGCGCgtgaggaaaagaaaaagagaacctAGATCGGTGGACCGACGTTGGAGAGACAAGACATGCTTTTATGGTAACCGGGCGGCCTTGGAGGAGCAGCACCCTTGCCACTGCAGCATCGGAAGGAGGCCATCTGCAATCTAAGACTTTTCGGGTCCACCGCGCGCAATACGTTGCTGCaggcgttttttttgctgcgcGTTACCGAGGCCACGGGTTACACGCGTTCGCCGAGCCTGGTGCGGGACGTTGAGATTGGCTGCTTCGGCGGCTGTGAACCAGGGGTAAAGACCACTTCATCGTTCATAGGCTGAAGAGGCTCTCCAGGAAAGGAAGGTTGAGAGTAGGAGTGGGAGTTCGCTTGTGGTATGCCAAGGCCAGCATTGATCGGTCGGCGGGGCCCCATGTCTGCTAGAGCGGAGGTTGGTCGGCCTTGCTTTTTGCCTGCAGACCTGCTAATGAACGGTTTCTTGGCCAACATGGTCAAGGTGAATACATACAGTATGGCGAACCACTTTGTAGTGTATACTGTATAGAATGGCGCAGGTAGTCTGACATTTCAGCAGttctttttgcctttttttctttgttttcttttttgcctcTTCTCTGACTTTAACTGTGTTATTGATAGACAATTTGAAGAATTAGACTAATtagtctaggtctagttcaATTTTCACCGATATGCTTACTACTTACTATCCGGATCGACGGCATCATATCCATGCTGCATGGATCAGATTGCTTGTTCTTCAAAGGAAGCTGACAACAAAGGTCCGTTAATGTTGGTTGCTGACGCTAACCACAATCGGCAGGAGCTCAGAGATTCAGAAAGCTGCACTGCACCCCTTTGACTCGACGTTGGGTGGCGACGAGGTTGGTTGGTCCGGTCCATAACAGCACAAAACAAGAAAGAAtccagaaaagaagaaagacggGAAGGTGGCTTGGCCGGTTCTCGGCTCAATCGGATACAGATAGACTCCCACCACCGGTTCTGTCGCATTTTCGGTTCATTTTGTTTGCTTGGTCACGAAATACCCTGCGCACTTTGTCTATTATACTTCGGAGTGTACCGGTCCTGATGCTGCAGAGTGCGGCTCGACAATACGCATGGTTCAATTGAGTCGCTTGACAAAGCAGCTCCTACCCAATCTTCTGCGGGGTTGATGGAACTTGAACTGCCCGGCCTCCAGCTCCATTGTCAGGGCACGTGAGCACAACGAGCTCCAATGGAGCTTTCCGTTCAGCGTCGTGGTAAGTACAATGTAGTATTAATTACTACTATAGTATGTCGGCGCGGCGCACAGGCGGGCAAGGCGGGCTAGCAACCCCAACATTGCtcgtatctttggcttctggGCCCCGTCGCAGGGGGTACCCCGCCTTGATAACAACCAAACAACATGCAAGATTGTGTCAATGCCTTCTATAACGTCCCCAGCCTTCAGCTCTTGGCATCATCTCTCTTATCAACTGGCCCGCCAATGCAGCATATGCTCCGGCCCTAAAATGACTGTTCCTGACATGCCATCAAATTCACACGCACGCCAAGGCTTGCTGCGGCCCTTGATTGTTCTTGTCCATGTCAGGGGCCAATTGGGTAAATTCTGCGGGCCAATCACTCGATCAATTCAAATTCTACCCCACGAGACAAGACATTGGatgctttctttctttattCCCTAACAATTTCCGGGGGGCTGGCCCAACACCATCGATATCCCTAATATAGAGGGTGCGATGCGGTTTTGAGGCTTCATCTTATAaccgtctctttttttttccctccaaCATCAAAcgtctaccttacctatatACGCTAGCTTGCCAACCGTCTGGTTTCTACCTTGTGGTCCACTAATTGATAATGATTTGGTTTGTAATGTTTTCTCATCACGTGCAATGTCGAATAAGGCAATCTCATCCCACCGGCTCCTGGCTTTCCAATCATTTTGAAATCAACATACCTACAAAGTACCAGCCTCGATGAGTGCTGTAATATGTAAATAcaccttgaacttgacggcggcggcatcacGTCAAATGTAAAACAACCGCCAATGCCTTTGCGAATAACCCAACTTGTCGTATCCATCTGTGTCATTTTCCTTTCCGTAGCTGCATATTACCTCGTCAACCTCGATACCCTGGCCACGACAACGGCCGCACCGCCAACGCAACCACCCCCCGAACCCGTTGCAATGTCCCGCCGCGCAACAACAGGCGCCATCGTCGCGCTCTCGCACGGCGGCGGTCCCCTCCCGCTGCTCAACGACCCCAGGTCGGCCGCCATGACCGCCTCCCTGCGCACGCGGGTCCCGTCCATCCTGAACCTGACCTCGCCGGACCCCGCGCAGAGGCCCAGGGCCATAATCCTCGTGACGGCCCACTGGGTGGCAAAATCCCCGCTCTCCTTCCCCGAGGTCACCTCGTCGGCCCGCCCGGAGCTCATCTACGACTACTACGGCTTCCCTGCCGAGAGCTACCAGTTCAAGTACCCCGCGCCGGGAGCTCCCGACCTCGCCGCGCGCttcgccgccgtcgctgccGACCACGGCCTGTCGCCGCGCCTGCACCCGGACCGCGGCTGGGACCACGGCGTGTttgtgccgctgctgctggcgcggCCCGAGGCCGACGTGCCGGTGCTGCAGGTGTCGGTGCTGGGGTCCGACGACGCCCGCGCCCACttccgcctcggccgcgcGCTGGGCGACCTGCAGCGccgcgaggccgaggccggcaACGGGCCCGTCGCCATCGTCGGCTCCGGCTTCGCTTCCTTCCACAACCTGCGCATCATGCTCTCGGGcgacggcaccatcgaaTCCGACGCCTTTaggaccggccacgacgcctggaacgccgccgtcaccgacgccgccaccaccaaggacgtccaggccagggaggacaAGTTCGCCGCCTGGAGGAGCTGGCCCGACGCCTACGTCAGCCACCCGCCTCGTGGGTCGGAGCACTTCATGCCGCTGGCCGTTTGTGCTGGTGCCGCTGGTGAAGAGGAGGCTAAATTTTATGTCGACGATTATGTGGGCTTGAAAATTCATTCGTACTATTGGGACTGAGCTCATACGTTTCCCGTGGTGATATTAGTAAAATGGGCCACGGAGAAGGTGCATGTGGAGGCGTTATCCAGAGTCATTATTGGTGCATTGCAAGAATGAGAAACTTGGGTTACTATTTGAATTAATCGCCTTCTGCGACAGTCTGAACGAGCTTTGCAAGTTCGGGCATGCACTTGAAACTGTGGCCAAGCACTGCACCTGAAATCTGAGGTATGCTTGCCGAAGCACCAAGTGCATCATCCTTGTAAATTGCAGCTGGTCGTCAAAATGACTGCATGTTCGAACATGTAGATAATCATCTAGCGTATTCTCTTAGCGCTGTGGGAATGCAATCCGGTCCGTCCGTATACACCCCCAGGATCCCTCGCCGCACCGAATGCAGAAcataaaaaagaagaaaagtacAAGGGCTAAAGAATTTGCTGTTTCCATCATAAAATGCCAGCCGGCATGAGAAATATCGAAGGTTACACAATGAACATGGTCCCAAAATGGGGTTGACTGCCCAGGTGAAACCCGCCCTACGCAAAGTAGCTCTTCCAGAGAACACCCTCCAAGTCCTCGAGCTGTTCTGAGGTGAAGTACTGCAACGTTGAAGATGGTTGTTAGCATCATCAAACAGGTGTAATAGCATCAATGTTGGGAAGTCAAACAAGCGTAGACTAACCTTTTGATCAACTCCCCAACTATCCTGACGCGTCTTCTTGAACTCTGCCAATATTGTCTTGGTAGCCTTGCCCACAATGCCAGGGTCACTAGCCGCGTTCCTCGCCAGAAGCGCCAGCACCTCGGGCATCCACTTGGGAGGCGGGGTGAGGTAGGGGAACGCCTCGATCAATGCTCCCAGGCCCAGCACGGCGGCATGTCGCGCCCTGATCTGAGCCTGAACATCGACTGGAGTCTCTGTGCCCGACGATGCGCCCGAAGCCTGCAGAGCCCGCTTGGACTTGGGCATTGGGTTCTGACTCAACTGCTCTTCAAATCGCGCCTTGAGATTGTGGATTATGGGCTCACGGTAGACATGCGGGGAGCAACGGATCATGCCCGCCAGTGTTGCGCATGCGCCATCGCGAACCTCCAGCTGAGCATCTGCGAGCATGTTGCTGACGGCGTCAAATAGAAGCGCTCGCTGTGGCGCCGCCGTGAGGAAGAGTCGCCTGAAGTAGACAACCTGCATGTTGACCAATGCCCTGAGACGCTGGTGCCACGACGAAGCCGATCGGCCCACTTTGATGAGGGCTTTTATGAAGGCATCATCCTCTCCCTCTCGCAATGGGATGTTTGGCAGATGACGGTAGACATGGTACGCCAGCCGCATGAGTTCTGGGTCCTCTTTGACATCCATCATGTGAAGAAGTTGGTTGATAAACGGATCCGGGAAGAACTGCACTAGCTGAGTGCACTCATGTGAACTGAGCATCGTATCCAGCCACGCGAGCACCGTCTTGGATCCCGAGGTGTAGCTAGATGGGGTTTGCTGTCCGGGCTCACGTTCGTGGCGCCACTTTTCAAGTCGCTCAAAAACCTCTATGATGGTGGCCTTGAATTCGTCATTGGGCTCGTACGGGCGGATGCCTATCGACGAGGCCGCCTTGTTTTCCCGTAGAAGAGTATCGACGTTGGGGAAAGACTCGTGGTACCGACTGCGATAAATTGTAGCTATTACCCTGCCAATAGACTCGCGAACCGACTTGTACGGGTGGTCAATGTGCGCGAGGAAGTCCTCAAGAATAGGCTTCTCGTGACGGAAGTGCCAGCCTGAATTGTTAATCAACAACTCCAACAGCTGCAACTGCGAGGATTCCTTGAACGCCGCGTTCGAGCTCATATCCAACCTGAAGGCTCCTATGCTCTTCATGAACTCGGGGAACTTGCGTGGGTCTTTCGAGTCGGCGATGACATGGAGACATGTCATCCAGTAAGACAAGTTGTCTGGCGTCAGGTCCTCGGCTAAGATCTTCATCATCCAAGGAGCCGCGAACTTCCAAATTTTGGCCCGCATCTCTATTGGATCTTCAGCGCTTCCCGACAAGAGGGCTCCGAGGATTTCGGATGTTGCTCGATGCTGGTGTTTGTCACTGCCGTCACCATAAACATCCTTGACGAGGTCTATAATATCTTCCAGCTTGACCGCGGTGACGTTGTAGTTCATCAGGTCGAAGAGGTGAATTAGGAGAATGGCGTTTTGCATCCTGAAGCGGTCATTGACGCTGTCCCTGGGCTCCTGCTTCATGTATTCAAAGCACTGCTTGAACCATTCTTTGTCCAGCAGCTTGCCGATTTGCTCTCGTGCGGCCTTCTCTACATCATCGTAGTCCTCAAAAGGCAATGGGCGGGATCGCATACCCAGGAACTTTTTCCCCCAAACAAGCCAACCAGGGTGATCGGTGTCCACGTAATATTCTGGAGTATTGTCATAATCCTCAAAGCCTTTGAGGAAGCGGTCTGTCCACTGCGGATCATCTTGGGGTACGTCGACTTCAACTGTCTGGTAGTCCTTGACCTCCTCGGCCAGGAACTTGCGATAATCGTGATCATAAACCGCACGCATATCGATAGTAGTGAAAAGGGTACTAAACGCCGACTGGTACCCGCTTCTAAGGCCCGGGTGTGGATCATTGGTGCCCTTGACTACGAGCTCAATATACTCGGGAGGTGCGATGGTATCGAATCGGCTGCTCAGGTTTGTGGCAAACAGGATGCACCTCGTCGCGACTTTCCAATGGCTCACCCGCGCCATCTCAGTAAGCTCCAAGCCCAGTGCCGACTTCTTTGCTTCAACCTTGGCGCGGCGCTCCAGAATGAACTTGTGCCGCTTCTTGATCCGTGCAGAGCAGTCGTCGGCGGGCTTGATCCCGTCAATGATCGAGTCATCCTTGAGTATCAAGCGTTCCAGCGGCCTCCCAAAGTCCATCAAAGAGTAGAGTGCGGTAGACCCTAGTGCCTGGATGGATGCTTTGTCCACATTCGCCGTCTCCAGGTACATTCTCATAAAATCACTGGCGAACCGCCAATCCTTCACAAGTGTTTTGAGAAGGCTGGTGAAGAGCAAGGTGTACATGGCACCCTTGATGCGATCGTGATTAACTTCATCAAGCGCAATGCGAAGCTTCTTGAGCAGCATTGGGATGACTAGTGGCCTCCCACCAATGAGCACCTTCAAGGATGAGTCCTGCGAACCTTGCGCAACCCGGCGCACGTCTGCGTAGACGGATGTGCAGGATTCTGCTAAATCTAACAGAAGCTGCTTGTCGAGCTCACCCTTTTGACGGTATGACGCGTTGTATTTGACGCGTTGAAGCTGGTATGCATCGGCTCGCTTGACGAGCAGAGGACGAGGGTAGGGTTTTCGCAGCCCGCTCACCTTGAAGGGACCCACGTCGGCCTTGTAGAGGCGAAGCAGACGCTCAAGCGGATGTGCAGATCTCTCGATGCCAACATCTGTTATCCATGTCCGATAGGCTGCATACAGCGCAGTGAAACACGGGACGTCGTCTTCCTGTTCAGCGATCAGGAAGCGGTGCGTTCGTGAGAGGGTGCGACCTATATCTTCCCGTAGCTGATGGATATGCTCATAAAGGGGACTGCTGCGGTCCAAGAGATATCCTGCAGGGTATATGTATTTCCGCTTCAGCTCGTCGTCATCTGCTGCTTCAGCCAGAGggtcgtcgtcttcgtccATGGCGGTGTCACCGTCCGTATCCATGCTGTCATCTTGTTCGGCGACATGACCGTTCGCCTTGTGGTTCACGACTCGTTCAGGGTCAAACAGAGCCGAGACACCAGATATCACCAGTCGAATACGTGAGAGCACCCTTGAAACCTCGTCGCTCCATTCCTTGTTTTTCGCCGATCTTGCGATTGGAGATTCGCCGCT
This DNA window, taken from Pyricularia oryzae 70-15 chromosome 6, whole genome shotgun sequence, encodes the following:
- a CDS encoding proteasome activator subunit 4; translated protein: MTRELRSKLVQVYYHLALAPGLDTNTADRFTKMLVTLTRRKHYLKPVEDLVLDWRPLWKEIKALVLPSECPSHQSRRRRSQRHLLRLCLHSQIYFDPSSRREMLDEFLPFFSTSDLTNAYIVLALVTTMLPSTPSASTDELSQPSEYFPTLFHIWSLVNRSKIFDQCFIDVFSRMSRDYLGCSDVPFSEHGIFTKDQSDYIFTAILRLTEIPVGQANSPYTTLDYSSGLAVYLEKDKKKYPVPYMIARWVVHSLSPHCLGKDSSILLSLEGLMESIDTFFHPSNHGSWAQFLGQLTYYLTDIFVSRWNREQSGELNLPADRKINDELKKRFVLSLREVTFMGLFAKSSKVANYYYSTLQGLAYLQPDLILPGALQRFYPSLQGLVEVHRTTASLCGLQMITNIMARQKGFRCHLTALMALALPGIDANDLGKTQYTLNFFQSVAYSIPLVSLIKEHDDVHDTSLAMQFVQGEMDRMEQEGQDVKINYDEELTDEMEEAIVRSSTAGFGEFIIALLGKVFTLLENLPDSSHLRTGSPEDNVINTLPAALTPLFASLSPELFEIALEKLSNFVSTHVVHQARDAMAWICNALCKVNPEKTLKVFIPMLIANIRSEIDDNGAASDRSSGTDVLPRDRALVWHVSMLSMCVVHVGNEVLRYRAELLGIAQYMQEKCRGLPTIHISNFVHHLLLNLTHTYTLDNALFEPDVIAKGLGVEHWGRVTAPADLTIHWHRPSREEIEFAVELFELQAHAASKRLETLMSGESPIARSAKNKEWSDEVSRVLSRIRLVISGVSALFDPERVVNHKANGHVAEQDDSMDTDGDTAMDEDDDPLAEAADDDELKRKYIYPAGYLLDRSSPLYEHIHQLREDIGRTLSRTHRFLIAEQEDDVPCFTALYAAYRTWITDVGIERSAHPLERLLRLYKADVGPFKVSGLRKPYPRPLLVKRADAYQLQRVKYNASYRQKGELDKQLLLDLAESCTSVYADVRRVAQGSQDSSLKVLIGGRPLVIPMLLKKLRIALDEVNHDRIKGAMYTLLFTSLLKTLVKDWRFASDFMRMYLETANVDKASIQALGSTALYSLMDFGRPLERLILKDDSIIDGIKPADDCSARIKKRHKFILERRAKVEAKKSALGLELTEMARVSHWKVATRCILFATNLSSRFDTIAPPEYIELVVKGTNDPHPGLRSGYQSAFSTLFTTIDMRAVYDHDYRKFLAEEVKDYQTVEVDVPQDDPQWTDRFLKGFEDYDNTPEYYVDTDHPGWLVWGKKFLGMRSRPLPFEDYDDVEKAAREQIGKLLDKEWFKQCFEYMKQEPRDSVNDRFRMQNAILLIHLFDLMNYNVTAVKLEDIIDLVKDVYGDGSDKHQHRATSEILGALLSGSAEDPIEMRAKIWKFAAPWMMKILAEDLTPDNLSYWMTCLHVIADSKDPRKFPEFMKSIGAFRLDMSSNAAFKESSQLQLLELLINNSGWHFRHEKPILEDFLAHIDHPYKSVRESIGRVIATIYRSRYHESFPNVDTLLRENKAASSIGIRPYEPNDEFKATIIEVFERLEKWRHEREPGQQTPSSYTSGSKTVLAWLDTMLSSHECTQLVQFFPDPFINQLLHMMDVKEDPELMRLAYHVYRHLPNIPLREGEDDAFIKALIKVGRSASSWHQRLRALVNMQVVYFRRLFLTAAPQRALLFDAVSNMLADAQLEVRDGACATLAGMIRCSPHVYREPIIHNLKARFEEQLSQNPMPKSKRALQASGASSGTETPVDVQAQIRARHAAVLGLGALIEAFPYLTPPPKWMPEVLALLARNAASDPGIVGKATKTILAEFKKTRQDSWGVDQKYFTSEQLEDLEGVLWKSYFA
- a CDS encoding extradiol ring-cleavage dioxygenase; translated protein: MPLRITQLVVSICVIFLSVAAYYLVNLDTLATTTAAPPTQPPPEPVAMSRRATTGAIVALSHGGGPLPLLNDPRSAAMTASLRTRVPSILNLTSPDPAQRPRAIILVTAHWVAKSPLSFPEVTSSARPELIYDYYGFPAESYQFKYPAPGAPDLAARFAAVAADHGLSPRLHPDRGWDHGVFVPLLLARPEADVPVLQVSVLGSDDARAHFRLGRALGDLQRREAEAGNGPVAIVGSGFASFHNLRIMLSGDGTIESDAFRTGHDAWNAAVTDAATTKDVQAREDKFAAWRSWPDAYVSHPPRGSEHFMPLAVCAGAAGEEEAKFYVDDYVGLKIHSYYWD